A section of the Paenibacillus yonginensis genome encodes:
- the folE gene encoding GTP cyclohydrolase I FolE — protein MAGVKDYLNTQVGKNREQIEHHIREILKLVGEDVEREGLLDTPARVTRMYEEIFAGYEVDPRDVLGVTFEENHEELVIVKDIVYYSQCEHHMAPFFGKVHIGYIPSGRIAGLSKLARLVEAVTRRLQVQERITSQIADLMDEVLKPQGVMVVVEGEHLCMCSRGVKKPGSKTVTSAVRGTFRTDSASRSEFLSLIKG, from the coding sequence ATGGCAGGCGTTAAAGATTATTTGAATACACAAGTCGGGAAGAATCGGGAGCAGATCGAACATCATATCCGCGAAATTCTGAAACTGGTAGGCGAAGATGTGGAGCGCGAGGGCCTTCTTGATACCCCGGCTCGTGTAACCCGGATGTATGAAGAGATTTTTGCAGGATACGAGGTGGATCCCCGCGATGTATTAGGCGTTACGTTCGAGGAGAACCATGAGGAGCTCGTTATCGTCAAAGACATCGTATATTACAGCCAATGCGAGCACCACATGGCGCCTTTCTTCGGAAAAGTGCATATCGGATACATCCCGAGCGGCCGCATCGCCGGACTCAGCAAGCTGGCCCGCCTGGTTGAAGCGGTTACGCGGCGCCTGCAGGTGCAAGAGCGCATTACCTCGCAGATTGCCGATCTGATGGACGAGGTGCTGAAGCCGCAAGGCGTTATGGTTGTCGTCGAAGGTGAACATTTGTGCATGTGTTCCCGGGGCGTCAAGAAGCCGGGCAGCAAAACGGTAACCTCCGCAGTGCGCGGTACGTTCCGTACGGATTCCGCATCCCGTTCGGAGTTTCTGTCCCTGATCAAGGGCTGA